In the Chryseobacterium sp. MYb264 genome, one interval contains:
- a CDS encoding response regulator — MPKKIIRNLQFGVGLSLLILIASSLASYLSIQNQMSHRESVGKSRRAVTAVKDVLVALLDAETGNRGYQLTGRESFLEPYNRSLAEYSKTFEYVKSLDVSDPHQQKLLDLLEKNVDANLSNMKLFVQNRRKGQMMTQQQIVESKSYMDRCRQIVKDFSQYEESQLAIKTKELNRSSNTTVLFILFSAIAAVVVTAFFYVKLRADLIRRDKLEKALKAKDLEMSRRVSAIQQIANRVANGDYSQKAVDNSQDDLGDLVESLNNMTDSLKKSFDTINKSDWRQKGLAILNESLVGNKSVKEVSEKSLEQLIAYGTCINGALYLYDEGILRLTTAFGLEGNMKRSFEPGEGMVGQAFINEKTQVYNNLHEDDFVVTFASSIIKIYGILLLPVFADGHIIGVLELGSTSNFEDDRIDYFVECSRNIGSALSAAKGREKEQQLLEETQAQSEELQVQHSELENLNTELEAQTQKLQASEEELKVQQEELMQANSELEERSRLLEERNHMIAERNNEIQKKVEELALSTKYKSEFLANMSHELRTPLNSILLLSRLMAENPDENLNEDQIESAKVIQSSGSSLLTLIDEILDLAKIESGKMTLEYQNVAIDEVVKDLKNLFNPVFQEKKLQFNINIEEDVKKVIETDRLRVDQVLRNLLSNALKFTTKGSINLHIKKDAKKNDFIIFSVKDTGIGIAEDKQKIIFEAFQQADGSTRRKFGGTGLGLSISREIARLLGGELILTSKVNEGSEFSLIIPIKAVSEIEAIETDKDLVKTIREDVEEIQHMLGDQEVEVSEPINMLEIPENVEDDRNNIKKDDKVILIIEDDTNFAKALLKYAHLQNYKAVVEVRGDHGLSAALQYRPHAILLDVQLPVKDGWQVMDELKSNPETKHIPVHMMSVLHVKKESLMKGAIDFINKPVALDQMTDVFRKIEEALKKGPQKVLIVEENAKHASALSYFLSNFNISLSVENNVEDSVKALTTDHVDCVILDIGASKGNEYQIIESIKSNEGLENLPIIIFTEHNLSKSEELKIKQYADSIVVKTAHSYQRILDEVGLFLHLVEEKNSSIENVRNKVLGSLTEVLSGKKILITDDDVRNIFSLTKALEKYKVEVVVAMDGKHALQQLKENPDIDVILMDMMMPEMDGYESIKEIRKMPKYTRLPIIAITAKSMIGEREKCITAGASDYISKPVDIDQLLSLLRVWLYES, encoded by the coding sequence ATGCCGAAAAAAATCATACGAAATCTTCAATTTGGAGTCGGATTATCTTTGCTGATTCTTATTGCGAGTTCATTAGCTTCCTATTTGAGCATTCAAAATCAGATGAGCCATCGTGAAAGTGTCGGCAAAAGCAGACGTGCGGTAACTGCCGTGAAAGACGTTTTGGTTGCTCTTTTAGATGCCGAAACCGGAAACCGAGGCTATCAGCTTACGGGAAGAGAGAGCTTTTTGGAGCCTTACAACCGAAGCCTTGCCGAATATTCAAAAACATTTGAATATGTAAAAAGCCTGGATGTTTCAGATCCGCACCAACAAAAACTGTTGGATTTGCTTGAAAAAAATGTAGATGCTAATTTGTCTAACATGAAACTTTTCGTACAAAACCGTCGAAAAGGACAAATGATGACGCAGCAGCAAATCGTTGAAAGCAAGTCGTATATGGACAGATGCCGGCAAATCGTGAAAGATTTTTCGCAATATGAAGAAAGCCAGCTTGCTATCAAAACGAAAGAATTAAACAGATCATCAAATACAACTGTTTTATTTATTCTTTTTTCGGCGATTGCAGCAGTGGTTGTTACGGCATTTTTCTATGTTAAACTACGTGCCGACCTTATTCGTCGTGATAAATTAGAGAAAGCGCTGAAGGCAAAAGATCTTGAAATGTCAAGACGCGTAAGCGCCATTCAGCAAATTGCCAATCGTGTTGCGAATGGTGATTACAGCCAAAAAGCAGTTGACAATTCTCAGGATGATCTTGGCGATCTGGTTGAGTCTTTAAACAATATGACCGACTCGTTAAAGAAATCTTTTGATACCATCAATAAAAGCGATTGGCGCCAAAAAGGTCTTGCTATTTTAAATGAATCTTTAGTCGGAAATAAATCAGTAAAAGAAGTTTCTGAAAAATCTCTTGAACAATTAATTGCTTACGGAACCTGCATTAACGGAGCTTTATACCTTTATGATGAAGGCATTTTAAGATTAACAACAGCTTTTGGTCTGGAAGGAAATATGAAACGTTCTTTCGAACCGGGAGAAGGTATGGTTGGTCAGGCATTTATTAATGAAAAAACTCAGGTATACAACAATCTTCATGAGGATGATTTTGTTGTGACTTTTGCCAGCAGTATTATAAAAATTTACGGTATTTTGCTTCTTCCTGTTTTTGCAGATGGGCATATTATCGGTGTATTGGAGCTAGGTTCTACCTCGAATTTCGAAGATGACAGAATTGATTATTTTGTTGAATGCAGCAGAAATATCGGTAGTGCGTTGAGCGCAGCAAAAGGTCGTGAAAAAGAGCAGCAATTGTTAGAAGAAACTCAGGCTCAATCTGAAGAACTTCAGGTTCAGCATTCGGAATTGGAGAATTTAAATACTGAATTAGAGGCGCAAACTCAAAAGTTGCAGGCTTCTGAGGAAGAATTGAAAGTTCAGCAGGAAGAATTAATGCAGGCAAATTCAGAGCTTGAAGAGCGTTCGAGATTACTGGAAGAAAGAAATCATATGATTGCTGAGCGTAATAATGAGATTCAGAAAAAAGTAGAAGAATTAGCGTTAAGCACCAAATATAAGTCGGAATTCCTGGCAAATATGTCTCATGAATTGCGAACACCTTTAAATTCTATCCTTCTTCTTTCAAGATTGATGGCAGAAAATCCTGATGAAAATTTAAATGAAGATCAGATTGAATCAGCAAAAGTCATCCAAAGTTCGGGAAGTAGTTTATTGACATTAATTGATGAAATTTTAGATTTGGCTAAAATCGAATCTGGTAAAATGACTTTGGAATATCAGAATGTTGCGATTGATGAAGTAGTGAAAGACTTGAAAAATTTATTCAATCCGGTGTTTCAGGAGAAAAAGCTTCAATTCAATATCAACATTGAAGAAGACGTTAAAAAAGTAATTGAGACCGACCGTTTAAGAGTAGATCAGGTATTGAGAAACTTATTGTCGAATGCGTTGAAATTTACCACAAAAGGAAGCATTAATTTACATATTAAAAAAGATGCTAAAAAGAATGATTTCATCATTTTTTCGGTAAAAGATACAGGAATCGGAATTGCAGAAGACAAACAGAAAATTATTTTTGAAGCTTTCCAACAGGCTGATGGTTCAACGAGAAGAAAATTCGGAGGAACCGGTTTAGGATTATCGATAAGCCGCGAAATTGCAAGATTATTAGGCGGAGAACTCATCCTTACAAGTAAAGTAAATGAAGGAAGTGAATTCAGTTTAATCATTCCGATCAAAGCAGTTTCTGAAATTGAAGCAATTGAAACAGATAAAGATTTGGTAAAAACCATTCGCGAAGATGTGGAAGAAATCCAACATATGCTGGGAGATCAGGAAGTAGAAGTTTCAGAACCGATCAATATGCTTGAAATTCCTGAAAATGTGGAAGATGACCGAAATAATATCAAGAAAGACGATAAAGTTATTCTGATTATTGAAGACGATACCAATTTCGCTAAAGCCTTACTGAAATACGCTCATTTACAGAACTATAAAGCGGTGGTGGAAGTAAGAGGCGATCACGGGCTTTCTGCGGCTTTACAGTATCGCCCGCATGCGATTTTGCTTGATGTTCAACTACCTGTGAAAGACGGTTGGCAAGTGATGGATGAATTAAAATCTAATCCTGAAACCAAGCATATTCCGGTTCACATGATGTCTGTTTTGCACGTTAAGAAGGAAAGTCTGATGAAAGGAGCGATTGATTTCATCAACAAACCTGTGGCTTTGGATCAAATGACTGATGTTTTCAGAAAAATTGAAGAAGCCTTGAAAAAAGGACCACAAAAAGTATTAATTGTAGAAGAAAATGCGAAACATGCGAGCGCCCTTTCCTACTTTCTGAGCAATTTTAATATTTCTTTATCGGTAGAAAATAATGTTGAAGACAGTGTAAAAGCATTAACGACAGATCATGTAGATTGCGTAATTTTGGACATTGGAGCTTCAAAAGGAAACGAGTATCAAATCATTGAATCTATAAAGAGTAATGAAGGACTGGAAAATCTTCCGATCATCATTTTTACAGAGCATAATTTATCGAAATCTGAAGAATTGAAAATCAAGCAATACGCTGACTCTATTGTTGTTAAGACGGCACATTCTTATCAGAGAATTTTAGATGAAGTTGGTTTGTTTTTACATTTGGTTGAAGAAAAAAACAGCTCGATTGAGAATGTGAGAAATAAAGTATTAGGTTCATTAACGGAAGTTTTAAGCGGTAAAAAAATCTTAATTACTGATGATGATGTTCGTAATATTTTCTCTTTAACAAAAGCTTTAGAAAAATATAAAGTTGAAGTTGTGGTGGCCATGGACGGAAAACATGCGCTTCAACAATTAAAAGAAAATCCTGATATAGACGTCATTTTGATGGATATGATGATGCCGGAAATGGATGGCTATGAATCTATTAAGGAAATTAGAAAAATGCCAAAATATACAAGACTTCCGATCATTGCTATTACTGCAAAATCGATGATTGGTGAGCGTGAAAAATGCATCACGGCGGGTGCTTCAGATTATATCTCAAAACCTGTGGATATCGATCAGTTGTTGTCTCTGCTTAGGGTTTGGTTATATGAAAGTTAA
- a CDS encoding hybrid sensor histidine kinase/response regulator, which translates to MILIVDDNHSNLYSLKKLLESKDFQVDTADSGEEALGKALKNNYALIILDVQMPDMDGFEVAETLAGYSKTKEVPIIFLSAVNTEKRFITKGYASGGKDYVTKPVDPEILMLKVKTFYNLQEQSLAMKKNQQSLELEVKGRRESQGIMKSQIDHFHLMLESLPQIAFTLNEEGIVDFVNCKWFDYSTSEQQFPETHPDDLDIKEEFERCKKKGKSLELEIRIKNIESGDYRYHLLRVTPVHEENSIKNWVGTFTDIDDQKKVEKEKDEFLSIASHELKTPLTSIKAYVQLLDRKLKLEKESAEAGFMVKVHDQIEKLNTLITDLLDVSKIENGKLKINKKPASLENVISNAIETILQTHDENKVKIKRDGIIPDILIPFDEIRIEQVLINFLTNAIKYSPQNNQVIVTTFVDEEEQEVKVNVTDFGIGIPDFKQEAVFNKFYRVEESSVQFQGMGIGLFICSEIIKQHHGHIGVSSIVDEGSTFYFTLPLN; encoded by the coding sequence ATGATTTTAATCGTTGACGATAACCATAGCAACCTTTATTCATTAAAAAAATTACTGGAATCTAAAGATTTTCAAGTTGACACAGCAGATTCGGGCGAAGAAGCCTTAGGAAAAGCTTTAAAAAACAATTATGCCTTAATTATTCTGGATGTTCAGATGCCGGATATGGACGGATTTGAGGTCGCGGAAACCCTTGCAGGATATAGCAAAACGAAAGAAGTCCCGATTATATTTTTATCGGCCGTTAATACCGAGAAGAGATTTATTACTAAAGGATATGCCTCAGGAGGAAAAGACTATGTTACCAAACCTGTCGATCCGGAAATCCTTATGTTGAAGGTAAAAACATTCTATAATCTTCAGGAACAAAGCCTGGCGATGAAAAAAAACCAGCAAAGTCTGGAACTTGAGGTGAAAGGAAGACGAGAATCTCAGGGAATTATGAAATCTCAGATCGATCATTTCCATCTGATGTTAGAATCCCTGCCACAAATTGCTTTTACCCTAAACGAAGAAGGCATTGTAGATTTTGTTAATTGTAAATGGTTTGATTATTCAACTTCAGAACAGCAATTTCCGGAAACCCATCCCGACGACCTCGACATCAAAGAAGAATTTGAGCGTTGTAAGAAAAAGGGGAAATCTCTGGAACTGGAAATCAGGATCAAAAATATAGAATCGGGAGATTACCGTTATCATCTTTTGAGAGTAACTCCGGTGCACGAAGAAAACAGTATTAAAAACTGGGTTGGAACTTTTACTGATATTGACGATCAGAAAAAAGTGGAAAAGGAAAAAGATGAATTTCTGAGCATTGCTAGCCATGAGCTTAAAACTCCTTTAACGAGTATTAAAGCTTACGTTCAGCTTTTAGACAGAAAACTAAAACTGGAAAAAGAAAGTGCTGAAGCAGGATTTATGGTTAAAGTTCATGATCAGATTGAAAAGCTTAATACTTTGATTACCGACCTTTTGGATGTTTCTAAAATTGAAAATGGAAAACTGAAGATCAACAAAAAGCCAGCGAGCCTTGAAAACGTCATCAGCAATGCTATTGAAACCATTTTGCAGACGCATGATGAAAATAAAGTAAAAATAAAGCGAGACGGCATTATTCCTGATATTTTGATTCCTTTTGATGAGATCAGAATTGAGCAGGTTCTCATTAATTTCCTTACGAATGCCATCAAATATTCTCCTCAGAACAATCAAGTTATCGTAACCACTTTTGTGGACGAAGAAGAACAGGAAGTAAAAGTAAATGTTACCGACTTCGGAATCGGAATTCCGGATTTTAAACAGGAAGCCGTTTTCAATAAATTTTACCGTGTTGAAGAGTCTTCCGTACAGTTTCAGGGAATGGGAATCGGACTTTTCATCTGCTCTGAGATCATCAAGCAGCACCACGGCCACATCGGGGTTTCCAGTATTGTTGACGAAGGTTCAACATTCTATTTCACATTACCATTAAATTAA
- a CDS encoding ATP-binding cassette domain-containing protein has product MLEIRNISVNFKDKKVLEQLSLTIEEGSVLGLLGQNGAGKTTLFESLYQNVKYNGEVLWKGRKIKRDDISYLETDNYFYPYITGKEYLDYFTGKNSTIKNELTEKFQLPLNKFAQYYSSGMKKKLALIGLLLLDQPINILDEPFNGVDFEGVHILYEIIKELKENKKTVIISSHIIETLFNTCDKIAILKKGKITEIYDQSEFYQLSDFKF; this is encoded by the coding sequence ATGTTGGAGATCAGGAACATTTCAGTCAACTTTAAAGATAAGAAAGTACTAGAGCAACTCAGTTTAACTATTGAAGAAGGCTCTGTTTTAGGATTATTGGGGCAAAACGGCGCCGGAAAAACGACTTTATTTGAATCTCTTTACCAAAACGTAAAATACAACGGCGAAGTTTTATGGAAAGGAAGAAAAATAAAACGAGATGATATTTCCTACCTTGAAACCGACAACTATTTTTACCCTTACATCACAGGCAAAGAATATCTTGATTACTTCACAGGAAAAAATTCAACAATAAAGAATGAATTAACGGAAAAATTTCAGCTTCCGTTGAATAAGTTTGCGCAATATTATTCCAGTGGGATGAAAAAGAAATTGGCTCTTATTGGTCTTTTATTGCTCGATCAGCCTATCAATATTTTAGACGAACCGTTCAACGGTGTTGATTTTGAAGGTGTTCACATATTATATGAAATCATTAAAGAGCTTAAAGAAAATAAAAAGACGGTTATCATCAGTTCTCACATCATAGAAACACTTTTCAATACGTGTGACAAGATTGCAATTTTAAAAAAGGGAAAAATAACGGAAATTTATGATCAATCGGAGTTTTATCAACTGAGCGATTTTAAATTTTAA
- a CDS encoding helix-turn-helix domain-containing protein has product MTLRLYDNNIQDILLEKQYPNTYFIRDGDIQECTTTLQHPYGKGFYHEICFENVHIGFGDVFLSDNLCLYFESDYDTVELHFALKGKTTATSENFQKKVQFDSYQHNIIYAHEMRGKMEFDAHDMNFLEINLAPDFFKKFLPEDSNLFNTFRMAIERQHSCLINPDHSRISLEMYQLLNDIMYCNRKGIFKKIYLEAKISELLLLQLEQLFYQENSKSSLIKKDEEKIYAVREFITNNLDKNHSLIELAHQVGTNEFTLKKGFKELFGTTVFNFWNDAKMAQAKKMLMNGNMNVSEVSDMVGYKNPRHFSAAFKRKYGMIPSTLKK; this is encoded by the coding sequence ATGACATTAAGATTGTACGATAACAATATTCAGGACATCCTTCTGGAAAAGCAATATCCGAACACCTATTTCATCCGTGACGGTGATATTCAGGAGTGTACTACTACGCTGCAACATCCTTATGGCAAAGGTTTTTACCATGAAATTTGCTTTGAAAATGTTCATATTGGCTTTGGAGATGTTTTTCTTTCGGATAACCTGTGCCTTTATTTCGAAAGCGACTATGATACGGTAGAGCTGCATTTTGCTCTCAAAGGTAAAACGACTGCCACTTCAGAAAATTTTCAGAAGAAGGTACAATTCGACAGCTACCAGCATAACATCATTTATGCCCATGAAATGCGCGGTAAAATGGAATTTGATGCCCACGACATGAACTTTCTGGAAATAAACCTGGCTCCGGATTTCTTCAAAAAGTTTCTTCCTGAAGACTCTAATCTCTTCAATACATTCAGAATGGCGATTGAAAGACAGCATTCCTGTCTCATCAATCCCGATCACAGCCGTATAAGCCTGGAAATGTACCAGCTTCTGAACGACATTATGTATTGTAACCGCAAGGGAATCTTTAAGAAAATATATCTGGAAGCTAAAATAAGTGAACTCCTTCTGTTACAGCTCGAACAGCTTTTTTATCAGGAAAACTCAAAATCATCTCTGATAAAAAAAGATGAAGAAAAAATATATGCTGTCAGAGAATTTATCACGAATAATTTAGATAAAAACCATTCTCTCATAGAACTGGCGCATCAGGTGGGAACCAATGAGTTTACGCTAAAAAAAGGATTCAAAGAGCTTTTCGGAACCACTGTCTTTAATTTTTGGAACGATGCTAAAATGGCTCAGGCAAAGAAAATGCTTATGAATGGAAACATGAATGTGAGTGAGGTTTCTGATATGGTAGGTTATAAAAATCCGCGCCATTTTTCTGCCGCCTTTAAAAGAAAATACGGAATGATTCCGAGTACGCTGAAAAAATAG
- a CDS encoding ABC transporter ATP-binding protein, whose product MYRLLEIAGRKKILLFFSGLLAVAHAFLSLVPYVLVFYIIRELTQKNVNFPLAKTYIIYAMIAAVASMLLFFISGILSHIAAYNILFELRRFIVDKVGKLPMGYLNNRNSGALKKILSDDVERIENFIAHQIPDFVKGVALPVVTIIFLFSQDWRLALISFVPLVVLGIWLPIMFGSKKNTALMKSYHQSLEDMNAGIVEYVRAMPVMKIFGQSAETFDKYGNTVKRFNGFVGEWVKTSTPAFAVFMSFISNAMLPVLALGLYLYFQNGVTLATLLLFLILGTGYIKPLFALSNMGMQISVINRGVGQIDELLYQNDLEQRTELQKPENLGINFNNVSFAYDGEHHVLEDIYFEVKEKSITALVGPSGAGKSTVGQLLARFWDATEGSITVGGIDIRNYPPDQLMEMVSFVFQDSFMFQQTMFENIQMGMDKTREEIENAAKAAQIHELIIGLPNGYDTLFGHSGVHLSGGEQQRFQLARAILKNAPILILDEATAFADPENEYKIQQAFSKLIKNKTVFVIAHRLSTITDADQILVFDKGKLVNKGKHDTLLNESELYQRMWQAHTRAKEFVM is encoded by the coding sequence ATCTATAGGCTGCTGGAAATCGCAGGAAGAAAGAAAATATTGTTATTTTTTTCAGGATTACTGGCTGTGGCTCATGCTTTTTTAAGTCTGGTGCCTTATGTTCTGGTGTTCTATATTATCCGCGAACTGACTCAGAAGAATGTCAATTTTCCTTTGGCTAAAACGTATATTATCTACGCCATGATCGCAGCAGTGGCGAGTATGCTGCTGTTTTTTATATCAGGAATCTTATCACATATTGCAGCGTATAATATCCTGTTTGAGTTGCGGAGGTTTATTGTTGATAAGGTTGGAAAGCTGCCGATGGGATATCTTAATAACAGAAATTCGGGAGCGTTAAAGAAAATATTATCCGATGATGTGGAGAGAATTGAAAACTTCATCGCCCATCAGATTCCGGATTTTGTAAAAGGAGTGGCTCTGCCGGTGGTAACGATTATCTTCCTTTTTTCTCAGGATTGGCGTCTGGCGTTGATCAGCTTTGTGCCTTTGGTTGTTCTTGGAATTTGGCTACCTATTATGTTCGGAAGCAAAAAAAATACGGCTCTTATGAAGAGCTATCATCAGTCTTTGGAAGATATGAATGCGGGAATTGTAGAATATGTGAGAGCGATGCCTGTGATGAAGATTTTCGGACAGTCTGCGGAAACATTTGATAAATACGGAAATACGGTAAAGCGTTTCAATGGCTTTGTGGGAGAATGGGTAAAAACAAGTACTCCAGCATTTGCCGTGTTCATGAGTTTTATAAGCAATGCCATGCTGCCAGTTCTCGCACTCGGATTGTATCTCTATTTTCAGAATGGAGTCACTTTAGCGACATTGCTTCTGTTTCTTATTCTTGGAACAGGATATATTAAACCTTTGTTTGCCCTGAGCAATATGGGAATGCAGATTTCTGTGATCAACCGTGGAGTAGGACAAATCGATGAACTGCTGTATCAGAATGATCTGGAACAGAGAACTGAACTTCAGAAACCTGAAAATCTGGGAATTAATTTTAATAATGTAAGCTTCGCTTATGATGGAGAACATCATGTACTGGAAGATATTTATTTTGAGGTTAAAGAAAAGTCCATTACCGCTTTGGTCGGACCTTCGGGAGCAGGAAAAAGTACGGTGGGACAGCTCTTAGCCAGATTTTGGGATGCAACGGAAGGGAGCATTACAGTCGGAGGAATTGATATCAGAAATTATCCGCCGGATCAATTGATGGAGATGGTTTCCTTTGTTTTTCAGGACAGTTTTATGTTTCAGCAAACGATGTTTGAAAATATCCAGATGGGAATGGATAAAACCCGTGAAGAGATAGAAAATGCGGCAAAAGCAGCACAGATTCATGAGTTAATCATCGGTCTCCCCAATGGTTATGATACTCTTTTTGGTCACTCTGGTGTTCATTTAAGTGGAGGAGAGCAGCAGCGTTTTCAGCTGGCCAGAGCCATTCTTAAAAATGCACCGATCCTGATTCTTGATGAAGCCACTGCTTTTGCAGATCCGGAAAATGAATATAAGATTCAACAGGCTTTCAGTAAGTTAATTAAAAATAAAACAGTTTTTGTGATTGCTCATCGGCTGAGCACGATTACCGATGCAGATCAGATTCTTGTTTTTGATAAAGGAAAATTGGTGAACAAAGGGAAGCATGATACTTTGCTTAATGAAAGCGAGCTGTATCAAAGAATGTGGCAGGCCCACACAAGAGCGAAGGAGTTTGTCATGTAG
- a CDS encoding siderophore-interacting protein has protein sequence MKNFKTIQVELSVSRKKYITPHYIRVFLTGEQVSMLENTTVGVNNKILIPPKGLNKIYFPEFDYEKMQWIPQPDEIRPIVRTYTHRGIDLEKNEVWIDFVAHGDEGPASAWAINAEKGDVLGILMKDGKTELYGKADHYLLIGDATAIPVISAILEDLPSTAKGTCILEVDSKIDEQNLETLADIEFIWLHNEHPQEGSQLVDTVKKLNLPESSRSGYVAAEFSSVKEIRRYLRKEKHWKQEELYAYSYWKSGVAEDKSAMERHEENAEVEAK, from the coding sequence ATGAAAAATTTTAAAACAATTCAGGTTGAATTATCGGTGAGTAGAAAAAAATACATTACACCTCATTATATCAGAGTATTTCTTACAGGAGAACAGGTTTCTATGCTGGAAAATACAACGGTTGGAGTTAACAATAAAATATTAATACCGCCGAAAGGGTTAAATAAAATCTATTTTCCTGAATTTGATTATGAAAAAATGCAGTGGATTCCACAGCCTGATGAAATTCGTCCTATCGTAAGAACTTACACACATCGAGGAATTGATTTGGAAAAGAATGAAGTCTGGATCGATTTTGTGGCACATGGAGATGAAGGTCCTGCCTCTGCATGGGCGATCAATGCTGAAAAAGGCGATGTTTTAGGGATTTTAATGAAAGACGGAAAAACAGAGCTTTACGGAAAGGCAGACCATTATTTATTGATTGGAGATGCAACGGCTATTCCTGTGATTTCTGCGATTCTTGAAGACTTACCTTCAACGGCAAAAGGAACCTGTATCCTTGAAGTTGACAGTAAAATTGACGAGCAGAATCTTGAAACTCTAGCAGATATTGAATTTATCTGGCTTCACAATGAGCATCCTCAAGAGGGAAGTCAGCTTGTAGATACGGTGAAAAAACTGAACTTACCCGAAAGTTCACGTTCAGGCTATGTAGCTGCAGAATTTTCTTCTGTAAAAGAGATCCGAAGATATTTACGAAAAGAAAAACACTGGAAACAAGAGGAATTGTACGCTTATTCTTATTGGAAATCCGGTGTGGCAGAAGATAAATCGGCGATGGAAAGGCATGAAGAAAATGCAGAAGTTGAAGCCAAATAA
- a CDS encoding VOC family protein, with the protein MQKLKPNNLQLSHVLYQVKDLHSSVKKLQDAGFIVQYGTEKSKAYNALIWFEKGVFVEIYQNSGLPFYVKWMMKIFGYQPVLNRLEKWKNVGEGWCEWSLESVANDLNTEKQFFMNENIKFKFHKATRKDIHKQKLKWELLMPNNIDFPFLMSAYVPNPRPKEINHPNGIKGVKNIIVGTEKLDINLLNRLLPDQTGLKLVEGDNLQTVEFYDSELKIENVLKDLSF; encoded by the coding sequence ATGCAGAAGTTGAAGCCAAATAATCTACAGCTGAGCCATGTTCTGTATCAGGTGAAAGATCTTCATTCTTCTGTAAAAAAGCTTCAGGATGCGGGTTTCATTGTGCAATACGGAACAGAAAAATCAAAAGCTTACAATGCTTTGATTTGGTTTGAAAAAGGAGTTTTTGTAGAAATTTATCAAAATTCCGGACTTCCTTTCTATGTAAAATGGATGATGAAAATTTTTGGATATCAGCCGGTTTTAAACCGATTAGAGAAATGGAAGAATGTTGGGGAAGGCTGGTGTGAATGGTCTTTAGAGTCTGTTGCCAATGATTTAAATACTGAAAAACAGTTTTTTATGAATGAAAATATCAAGTTTAAATTTCATAAAGCAACACGAAAAGATATTCATAAGCAAAAATTGAAATGGGAGCTTCTGATGCCGAATAATATTGATTTTCCTTTTTTAATGTCTGCGTATGTTCCGAATCCGCGGCCAAAAGAAATTAATCATCCCAACGGAATAAAAGGCGTAAAAAATATTATTGTCGGAACAGAAAAATTAGACATTAACTTATTAAATAGATTATTGCCAGACCAAACAGGTTTGAAATTGGTTGAAGGAGATAATTTGCAAACAGTTGAATTCTATGATTCTGAACTGAAGATCGAAAATGTTTTAAAAGATCTCAGTTTTTAG
- a CDS encoding DUF6796 family protein translates to MKYSNKINWSFAAGIIVSICWLIGDIFVAGFDPNPADYPIFSKTYADQVDVTFATLMLEGSTARLMFGTLIGALTGPLLLPATWLVYQFFKDRTKGYAVAIYWILLVGAVLSPLGHAGFFYVGEIYKAVYHTDATSHPYLLKTGRGFMKMLNIAWGAAIGVLAIGWVSFAVCIVLNKTLLPRWMAILTPFALTLLIIPLKNILPLPYSGWVGGAIFNIAYLIFFSSLLFLFRKRLLKREESLN, encoded by the coding sequence ATGAAATATTCAAATAAGATAAATTGGTCATTCGCAGCAGGGATTATCGTTTCGATATGTTGGCTGATTGGCGATATTTTCGTTGCCGGTTTTGATCCCAATCCTGCCGATTACCCAATTTTTTCAAAAACATATGCCGATCAGGTAGATGTTACTTTTGCTACATTAATGTTGGAAGGTTCAACGGCCAGATTGATGTTTGGTACATTGATAGGGGCTTTGACAGGTCCTTTATTACTTCCCGCAACATGGTTGGTTTACCAGTTTTTTAAAGACAGAACAAAAGGGTATGCAGTTGCTATCTATTGGATTTTGCTTGTCGGGGCAGTTTTATCTCCTTTAGGGCACGCCGGTTTCTTTTATGTCGGCGAAATTTATAAAGCAGTTTATCATACTGATGCAACTTCACATCCATATCTTTTGAAAACAGGAAGAGGTTTTATGAAAATGCTGAATATTGCGTGGGGAGCTGCCATTGGTGTGTTGGCGATTGGTTGGGTTTCTTTTGCAGTTTGTATTGTTTTAAATAAAACTTTACTTCCTAGATGGATGGCGATCCTTACTCCTTTTGCGCTAACATTGCTTATTATCCCTTTGAAAAACATATTACCTTTACCTTATTCAGGATGGGTAGGCGGAGCAATTTTTAATATTGCTTATCTGATATTTTTCAGTTCTTTATTATTTCTGTTCAGAAAAAGGCTTTTGAAAAGAGAAGAATCATTAAACTAA